In one Saimiri boliviensis isolate mSaiBol1 chromosome 19, mSaiBol1.pri, whole genome shotgun sequence genomic region, the following are encoded:
- the FCRLA gene encoding Fc receptor-like A translates to MKLDCVMAGALYLSLVLFWAAQTLLAASFKALQCERPVHTEESSCPMEDDLTDPREAGFQIKGYTFSEPFHLIVSYDWLILQGPAKPVFEGDPLVLRCQAWQDWPLTQVTFYRDGSALGPPGPNREFSIAVVQEADSGHYHCSGIFQSPGPGSPETASAVAVTVQELFPAPVLRAVPSAEPQAGGSVTLSCQTKLPLQRSSARLLFSFYKDGRTVRSRGPSSEFQIPAASEDHSGSYWCEATTEDNQVWKQSPQLEIRVQGPLASAAPPTSNPAPQKSAAPGAAPVEPPGPLPPPPTPSSEDPGFSSPLGMPDPHLYHQMGLLLKYMQDVRVLLGHLVVELRELSGHKKPGTTKATAE, encoded by the exons ATGAAGCTGGACTGTGTCATGGCTGGGGCCCTCTACCTTTCCCTTGTCCTGTTCTGGGCAGCCCAGACGCTACTGG CTGCCAGTTTCAAGGCTCTGCAGTGTGAGAGGCCTGTCCACACCGAGGAGAGCAGCTGCCCCATGGAGGATGACTTGACCGACCCAAGGGAAGCTGGCTTCCAGATCAAGGGCTACACTTTCAGTGAACCCTTCCACCTGATTGTGTCCTACG ACTGGCTGATCCTCCAAGGTCCAGCCAAGCCAGTATTTGAAGGGGACCCACTAGTTCTGCGCTGCCAGGCCTGGCAAGACTGGCCACTGACTCAGGTGACCTTCTACCGAGATGGCTCAGCTCTGGGTCCTCCCGGGCCTAACAGGGAATTCTCCATCGCCGTGGTACAAGAGGCAGACAGTGGGCACTACCACTGCAGTGGCATCTTCCAGAGCCCTGGTCCTGGGAGCCCAGAAACAGCATCTGCCGTGGCTGTCACAGTCCAAG AACTGTTTCCAGCCCCAGTTCTCAGAGCTGTACCCTCAGCTGAACCCCAAGCAGGAGGATCGGTGACCCTGAGCTGTCAGACAAAGTTGCCCCTACAGAGGTCGTCTGCCcgcctccttttctccttctacAAGGATGGGAGGACAGTGCGAAGCAGGGGACCCTCCTCAGAATTCCAGATCCCCGCAGCTTCAGAAGATCACTCTGGGTCATACTGGTGTGAGGCAACCACTGAGGACAACCAAGTTTGGAAACAGAGCCCCCAGCTAGAGATCAGAGTGCAGG GTCCGCTCGCCTCTGCTGCACCTCCCACCTCGAATCCAGCTCCTCAGAAATCAGCCGCTCCGGGAGCTGCTCCTGTGGAGCCCCCTGGGCCTCTGCCTCCGCCGCCAACTCCATCTTCTGAGGATCCAGGCTTCTCTTCTCCTCTGGGGATGCCAGATCCCCATCTGTATCACCAGATGGGCCTTCTTCTCAAATACATGCAGGATGTGAGAGTTCTCCTCGGTCACCTGGTCGTGGAGTTGAGGGAATTATCTGGCCACAAAAAGCCTGGGACCACAAAGGCTACTGCTGAATAG